One segment of Salvia splendens isolate huo1 chromosome 20, SspV2, whole genome shotgun sequence DNA contains the following:
- the LOC121782925 gene encoding beta-hexosaminidase 3-like isoform X2 encodes MMGKRRLEGMFHWYLVFIFVISANAVDVKHLNIWPMPKSASYGYRNLHLSNEFELRTDGTKFADASSILKDAFKRSIDVVRSSHVIEFNASKIDSSLVLKGIHIVVSSPSDELQHGTDESYKLHVPAQGSPLYAHIEAKTVYGALHGLETFSQVCHYNISSRGIQVHQVPWTIADQPRFSYRGILIDTSRHYLPIPVIKKVIDSMTYAKLNVLHWHIVDTQSFPLELPSYPKLWNGAYSITERYMFADAEEIVSYAKRRGINVLAEIDVPGHTESWGVGYPALWPSKDCKQPLDVSNEFTFKLIDGILSDFSKIFKYKFVHLGGDEVNTSCWETTPHVKKWLHKNHMNGSKAYEYFVLRAQKIALSHGYDMINWEETFNNFGKKLNPKTVVHNWLGSGVAQNVVKAGLRCVVSNQDSWYLDHLDALWQGFYSNEPLTNITDPKQQALVLGGEVCAWAEHIDASDIEQTIWPRAAAAAERLWTPYDKLAKDPEKVKSRLSYFRCLLNQRGVAAAPLDGLGREAPVEPASCYLQ; translated from the exons at GATGGGAAAAAGAAGACTAGAAGGCATGTTTCATTGGTATCTGGTGTTCATTTTTGTGATATCAGCTAATGCAGTTGATGTCAAGCATTTGAACATATGGCCGATGCCTAAATCTGCGAGCTACGGATACCGAAATCTCCACCTCAGCAATGAATTTGAGCTCAGGACCGATGGGACCAAGTTTGCTGATGCTTCCTCGATTCTCAAGGATGCATTCAAGAGGTCAATAGACGTCGTCAGATCAAGTCATGTGATTGAATTTAACGCTTCCAAGATTGATTCTTCGCTGGTGCTGAAAGGAATTCATATAGTAGTTTCCTCACCTTCTGATGAG TTGCAGCACGGAACTGATGAGTCGTACAAGCTGCACGTCCCTGCTCAGGGAAGTCCACTTTATGCACATATTGAG gcAAAAACTGTTTATGGAGCTTTGCATGGACTAGAG ACATTTAGCCAAGTCTGCCACTACAACATTTCATCAAGAGGAATTCAAGTCCATCAAGTTCCATGGACCATAGCTGATCAGCCGAGATTCTCGTACAGAGGCATTCTGATAG atacttcacggcattaccTGCCTATTCCGGTCATAAAGAAGGTCATTGATTCGATGACTTACGCCAAGCTA AACGTGCTGCATTGGCATATTGTAGATACACAATCCTTCCCACTCGAGCTACCCTCGTATCCGAAGCTGTGGAATGGGGCATATTCCATAACAGAACGCTACATGTTTGCTGATGCTGAAGAGATTGTAAG TTATGCTAAGAGACGAGGGATCAATGTGCTAGCTGAAATTGATGTGCCCGGTCACACTGAATCCTG GGGGGTGGGATATCCTGCATTATGGCCTTCAAAAGATTGTAAGCAACCACTTGATGTCAGCAATGAGTTTACTTTCAAACTGATCGATGGGATTCTCTCAG ATTTCAGTAAGATCTTCAAGTACAAGTTTGTTCACTTGGGAGGCGATGAAGTGAACACGA GTTGCTGGGAGACGACGCCTCATgttaaaaaatg GCTGCACAAAAACCACATGAACGGATCCAAGGCTTACGAGTATTTCGTGTTGAGAGCACAGAAGATCGCTCTCTCCCATGGATACGACATGATAAACTG GGAAGAGACTTTCAACAACTTCGGGAAAAAGTTGAACCCCAAAACCGTGGTTCATAACTG GCTAGGAAGCGGTGTTGCTCAAAATGTCGTTAAAGCAGGGCTCCGTTGCGTTGTGAGCAACCAAGACAGCTGGTATTTGGACCATTTGGATGCACTTTGGCAAGGTTTCTACTCGAATGAGCCGCTGACAAACATCACGGATCCTAAGCAGCAAGCCTTGGTCCTCGGAGGTGAGGTGTGCGCGTGGGCTGAGCATATCGATGCATCTGATATTGAGCAAACGATTTGGCCACGAGCTGCAGCAGCTGCAG AGAGGCTATGGACACCTTATGACAAACTAGCGAAGGATCCGGAGAAGGTCAAGAGTCGATTGTCGTATTTCCGATGTCTGCTGAATCAAAGGGGAGTAGCTGCAGCTCCATTGGATGGACTTGGGAGGGAAGCACCAGTAGAGCCTGCTTCTTGTTATTTGCAGTGA
- the LOC121782925 gene encoding beta-hexosaminidase 3-like isoform X1, translating to MYVYILNVIPSQCRNTRRMGKRRLEGMFHWYLVFIFVISANAVDVKHLNIWPMPKSASYGYRNLHLSNEFELRTDGTKFADASSILKDAFKRSIDVVRSSHVIEFNASKIDSSLVLKGIHIVVSSPSDELQHGTDESYKLHVPAQGSPLYAHIEAKTVYGALHGLETFSQVCHYNISSRGIQVHQVPWTIADQPRFSYRGILIDTSRHYLPIPVIKKVIDSMTYAKLNVLHWHIVDTQSFPLELPSYPKLWNGAYSITERYMFADAEEIVSYAKRRGINVLAEIDVPGHTESWGVGYPALWPSKDCKQPLDVSNEFTFKLIDGILSDFSKIFKYKFVHLGGDEVNTSCWETTPHVKKWLHKNHMNGSKAYEYFVLRAQKIALSHGYDMINWEETFNNFGKKLNPKTVVHNWLGSGVAQNVVKAGLRCVVSNQDSWYLDHLDALWQGFYSNEPLTNITDPKQQALVLGGEVCAWAEHIDASDIEQTIWPRAAAAAERLWTPYDKLAKDPEKVKSRLSYFRCLLNQRGVAAAPLDGLGREAPVEPASCYLQ from the exons atgtatgtatatatattgaatGTTATCCCATCTCAATGTAGGAACACAAGGAG GATGGGAAAAAGAAGACTAGAAGGCATGTTTCATTGGTATCTGGTGTTCATTTTTGTGATATCAGCTAATGCAGTTGATGTCAAGCATTTGAACATATGGCCGATGCCTAAATCTGCGAGCTACGGATACCGAAATCTCCACCTCAGCAATGAATTTGAGCTCAGGACCGATGGGACCAAGTTTGCTGATGCTTCCTCGATTCTCAAGGATGCATTCAAGAGGTCAATAGACGTCGTCAGATCAAGTCATGTGATTGAATTTAACGCTTCCAAGATTGATTCTTCGCTGGTGCTGAAAGGAATTCATATAGTAGTTTCCTCACCTTCTGATGAG TTGCAGCACGGAACTGATGAGTCGTACAAGCTGCACGTCCCTGCTCAGGGAAGTCCACTTTATGCACATATTGAG gcAAAAACTGTTTATGGAGCTTTGCATGGACTAGAG ACATTTAGCCAAGTCTGCCACTACAACATTTCATCAAGAGGAATTCAAGTCCATCAAGTTCCATGGACCATAGCTGATCAGCCGAGATTCTCGTACAGAGGCATTCTGATAG atacttcacggcattaccTGCCTATTCCGGTCATAAAGAAGGTCATTGATTCGATGACTTACGCCAAGCTA AACGTGCTGCATTGGCATATTGTAGATACACAATCCTTCCCACTCGAGCTACCCTCGTATCCGAAGCTGTGGAATGGGGCATATTCCATAACAGAACGCTACATGTTTGCTGATGCTGAAGAGATTGTAAG TTATGCTAAGAGACGAGGGATCAATGTGCTAGCTGAAATTGATGTGCCCGGTCACACTGAATCCTG GGGGGTGGGATATCCTGCATTATGGCCTTCAAAAGATTGTAAGCAACCACTTGATGTCAGCAATGAGTTTACTTTCAAACTGATCGATGGGATTCTCTCAG ATTTCAGTAAGATCTTCAAGTACAAGTTTGTTCACTTGGGAGGCGATGAAGTGAACACGA GTTGCTGGGAGACGACGCCTCATgttaaaaaatg GCTGCACAAAAACCACATGAACGGATCCAAGGCTTACGAGTATTTCGTGTTGAGAGCACAGAAGATCGCTCTCTCCCATGGATACGACATGATAAACTG GGAAGAGACTTTCAACAACTTCGGGAAAAAGTTGAACCCCAAAACCGTGGTTCATAACTG GCTAGGAAGCGGTGTTGCTCAAAATGTCGTTAAAGCAGGGCTCCGTTGCGTTGTGAGCAACCAAGACAGCTGGTATTTGGACCATTTGGATGCACTTTGGCAAGGTTTCTACTCGAATGAGCCGCTGACAAACATCACGGATCCTAAGCAGCAAGCCTTGGTCCTCGGAGGTGAGGTGTGCGCGTGGGCTGAGCATATCGATGCATCTGATATTGAGCAAACGATTTGGCCACGAGCTGCAGCAGCTGCAG AGAGGCTATGGACACCTTATGACAAACTAGCGAAGGATCCGGAGAAGGTCAAGAGTCGATTGTCGTATTTCCGATGTCTGCTGAATCAAAGGGGAGTAGCTGCAGCTCCATTGGATGGACTTGGGAGGGAAGCACCAGTAGAGCCTGCTTCTTGTTATTTGCAGTGA
- the LOC121782925 gene encoding beta-hexosaminidase 3-like isoform X3 codes for MGKRRLEGMFHWYLVFIFVISANAVDVKHLNIWPMPKSASYGYRNLHLSNEFELRTDGTKFADASSILKDAFKRSIDVVRSSHVIEFNASKIDSSLVLKGIHIVVSSPSDELQHGTDESYKLHVPAQGSPLYAHIEAKTVYGALHGLETFSQVCHYNISSRGIQVHQVPWTIADQPRFSYRGILIDTSRHYLPIPVIKKVIDSMTYAKLNVLHWHIVDTQSFPLELPSYPKLWNGAYSITERYMFADAEEIVSYAKRRGINVLAEIDVPGHTESWGVGYPALWPSKDCKQPLDVSNEFTFKLIDGILSDFSKIFKYKFVHLGGDEVNTSCWETTPHVKKWLHKNHMNGSKAYEYFVLRAQKIALSHGYDMINWEETFNNFGKKLNPKTVVHNWLGSGVAQNVVKAGLRCVVSNQDSWYLDHLDALWQGFYSNEPLTNITDPKQQALVLGGEVCAWAEHIDASDIEQTIWPRAAAAAERLWTPYDKLAKDPEKVKSRLSYFRCLLNQRGVAAAPLDGLGREAPVEPASCYLQ; via the exons ATGGGAAAAAGAAGACTAGAAGGCATGTTTCATTGGTATCTGGTGTTCATTTTTGTGATATCAGCTAATGCAGTTGATGTCAAGCATTTGAACATATGGCCGATGCCTAAATCTGCGAGCTACGGATACCGAAATCTCCACCTCAGCAATGAATTTGAGCTCAGGACCGATGGGACCAAGTTTGCTGATGCTTCCTCGATTCTCAAGGATGCATTCAAGAGGTCAATAGACGTCGTCAGATCAAGTCATGTGATTGAATTTAACGCTTCCAAGATTGATTCTTCGCTGGTGCTGAAAGGAATTCATATAGTAGTTTCCTCACCTTCTGATGAG TTGCAGCACGGAACTGATGAGTCGTACAAGCTGCACGTCCCTGCTCAGGGAAGTCCACTTTATGCACATATTGAG gcAAAAACTGTTTATGGAGCTTTGCATGGACTAGAG ACATTTAGCCAAGTCTGCCACTACAACATTTCATCAAGAGGAATTCAAGTCCATCAAGTTCCATGGACCATAGCTGATCAGCCGAGATTCTCGTACAGAGGCATTCTGATAG atacttcacggcattaccTGCCTATTCCGGTCATAAAGAAGGTCATTGATTCGATGACTTACGCCAAGCTA AACGTGCTGCATTGGCATATTGTAGATACACAATCCTTCCCACTCGAGCTACCCTCGTATCCGAAGCTGTGGAATGGGGCATATTCCATAACAGAACGCTACATGTTTGCTGATGCTGAAGAGATTGTAAG TTATGCTAAGAGACGAGGGATCAATGTGCTAGCTGAAATTGATGTGCCCGGTCACACTGAATCCTG GGGGGTGGGATATCCTGCATTATGGCCTTCAAAAGATTGTAAGCAACCACTTGATGTCAGCAATGAGTTTACTTTCAAACTGATCGATGGGATTCTCTCAG ATTTCAGTAAGATCTTCAAGTACAAGTTTGTTCACTTGGGAGGCGATGAAGTGAACACGA GTTGCTGGGAGACGACGCCTCATgttaaaaaatg GCTGCACAAAAACCACATGAACGGATCCAAGGCTTACGAGTATTTCGTGTTGAGAGCACAGAAGATCGCTCTCTCCCATGGATACGACATGATAAACTG GGAAGAGACTTTCAACAACTTCGGGAAAAAGTTGAACCCCAAAACCGTGGTTCATAACTG GCTAGGAAGCGGTGTTGCTCAAAATGTCGTTAAAGCAGGGCTCCGTTGCGTTGTGAGCAACCAAGACAGCTGGTATTTGGACCATTTGGATGCACTTTGGCAAGGTTTCTACTCGAATGAGCCGCTGACAAACATCACGGATCCTAAGCAGCAAGCCTTGGTCCTCGGAGGTGAGGTGTGCGCGTGGGCTGAGCATATCGATGCATCTGATATTGAGCAAACGATTTGGCCACGAGCTGCAGCAGCTGCAG AGAGGCTATGGACACCTTATGACAAACTAGCGAAGGATCCGGAGAAGGTCAAGAGTCGATTGTCGTATTTCCGATGTCTGCTGAATCAAAGGGGAGTAGCTGCAGCTCCATTGGATGGACTTGGGAGGGAAGCACCAGTAGAGCCTGCTTCTTGTTATTTGCAGTGA